One part of the Deinococcus aquiradiocola genome encodes these proteins:
- a CDS encoding 5-formyltetrahydrofolate cyclo-ligase, whose translation MTSPLPSPEFGPPAPDAPKSVWRAWARAVRAALPEPDHAGVCAELLAWLRARGARRVLAYHALPGEPDVSGLAGHVQLFTTRAVFRPSARLTLHDWHAATEVSRFGALQPPRGTPEVPRGEVDVVLLPGLAFDRRGWRLGYGGGFYDRLLEVWDVPTVGVTPAALWVPHVPHEAHDLPVRFVATEDGVREIRPD comes from the coding sequence GTGACGTCGCCTCTCCCCTCTCCCGAGTTCGGGCCGCCGGCACCGGACGCGCCGAAGTCGGTGTGGCGTGCGTGGGCGCGGGCGGTGCGGGCGGCACTGCCGGAACCGGACCACGCGGGCGTGTGCGCGGAGCTGCTGGCGTGGTTGCGGGCGCGCGGGGCGCGGCGGGTGCTGGCGTATCACGCGTTGCCGGGCGAGCCGGACGTGTCGGGCCTGGCGGGGCACGTGCAGCTGTTCACGACGCGTGCCGTGTTCCGGCCCAGTGCGCGCCTGACGCTGCACGACTGGCATGCTGCGACTGAAGTGAGTCGTTTCGGGGCGCTGCAGCCGCCGCGCGGGACGCCGGAGGTGCCGCGCGGCGAGGTGGACGTGGTGCTGCTGCCGGGCCTCGCCTTCGACCGGCGCGGGTGGCGGCTGGGGTACGGGGGCGGCTTCTACGACCGGCTGCTGGAAGTCTGGGACGTACCGACGGTCGGCGTGACGCCCGCGGCGCTGTGGGTGCCGCACGTACCGCACGAGGCGCATGACCTGCCGGTGAGGTTCGTGGCGACCGAGGACGGGGTGCGCGAGATCCGGCCGGACTGA
- a CDS encoding S1C family serine protease, with protein MNVARAHRRVLGLSVLLLLAAPAGAQKTSRPAPAAPQVAAGLPATLAPLYQKFRPAALEIDDCAPAEEDPQCEDPNGLGSGVLVSADGSVLTAYHVVFGADRLQAVTLDRKRYPVTVVGFDEPHDLALLKIDVKGAPFVPLAPQAPRVGQLALAIGNSGGKFLQPKSGRLLALDAQAGRADFPPGTLQLDAPLAPGDSGGPILNEAGQLIGITSYIRLQPGPKTDALPPTASVAAYRATLNTSSYAVPVTASSALLAQLRAGLKREAPVVGISTSLADYELPVSFFRNLGLGGRVGFVFDRVIPGGPADTAGLRPLKATRFDENGVPTHATGDVITAVNGTGVSDYLQFLAAIRSHSVGDQVTLTVYRDGALTPLRFTVKLAPRTISLGQTKP; from the coding sequence ATGAACGTTGCGCGCGCCCACCGCCGGGTCCTGGGGCTGTCCGTCCTGCTGCTGCTCGCCGCGCCCGCCGGGGCGCAGAAGACCTCCCGGCCCGCCCCGGCCGCCCCGCAGGTGGCGGCCGGACTGCCCGCCACGCTCGCGCCGCTCTACCAGAAGTTCCGGCCCGCCGCGCTGGAGATCGACGACTGCGCGCCCGCCGAGGAAGACCCGCAGTGCGAGGACCCGAACGGTCTGGGCAGCGGCGTCCTCGTCAGCGCGGACGGCAGCGTTCTGACGGCGTACCACGTCGTGTTCGGCGCGGACCGACTGCAGGCCGTCACGCTCGACAGGAAACGCTACCCGGTCACGGTCGTCGGCTTCGACGAACCGCACGACCTCGCCCTCCTGAAGATCGACGTGAAGGGCGCGCCGTTCGTGCCGCTCGCTCCGCAGGCCCCCAGGGTCGGTCAGCTGGCGCTCGCCATCGGCAACTCCGGCGGGAAGTTCCTGCAACCCAAGAGCGGACGCCTTCTCGCGCTGGACGCCCAGGCGGGCCGCGCGGACTTCCCGCCCGGCACCCTGCAGCTCGACGCGCCCCTCGCGCCCGGCGACAGCGGCGGCCCCATCCTCAACGAGGCAGGGCAGCTCATCGGGATCACCAGCTACATCCGCCTGCAGCCCGGCCCGAAAACGGACGCGCTCCCGCCGACCGCCAGCGTCGCCGCGTACCGCGCCACCCTGAACACCAGCTCGTACGCCGTGCCCGTCACGGCCAGCAGCGCCCTGCTGGCGCAGCTGCGCGCCGGACTGAAACGCGAGGCGCCCGTCGTCGGCATCAGCACGTCCCTCGCGGACTACGAGCTGCCCGTCAGCTTCTTCCGCAACCTCGGCCTGGGCGGCCGGGTCGGCTTCGTGTTCGACCGCGTCATTCCCGGCGGTCCCGCCGACACGGCAGGCCTGCGCCCCCTGAAAGCCACGCGCTTCGACGAGAACGGCGTCCCCACCCACGCGACCGGCGACGTCATCACGGCCGTGAACGGCACCGGCGTCAGCGACTACCTGCAGTTCCTGGCCGCCATCCGCAGCCACAGCGTCGGGGATCAGGTCACGCTCACCGTGTACCGCGACGGGGCGCTCACGCCACTGCGGTTCACCGTGAAGCTCGCGCCGCGCACCATCTCGCTCGGCCAGACGAAACCCTGA
- a CDS encoding gamma-glutamylcyclotransferase family protein, with protein sequence MPADPTPDLPSSVFVYGTLMPDERYSGVASAAGAPERAERATLPGFVLHHLSPEGYPAVTPGAGTVHGWVLHYAPGTWAAALAHLDDLEGLHLRPPLYRRVPATPVTDAGTGRAWVYVYAREARLSAPGAVPVPSGRWTDVPDRHAPTPWPGDETEA encoded by the coding sequence ATGCCTGCCGATCCCACCCCGGACCTTCCCAGCAGCGTCTTCGTGTACGGCACCCTGATGCCGGACGAACGGTACTCGGGCGTCGCGTCGGCCGCCGGAGCGCCGGAACGTGCGGAACGCGCGACCCTGCCGGGCTTCGTGCTGCACCACCTGAGCCCCGAAGGGTACCCGGCCGTGACGCCCGGCGCGGGGACCGTGCACGGCTGGGTGCTGCACTACGCGCCCGGCACGTGGGCGGCCGCGCTCGCGCACCTGGACGACCTGGAGGGCCTGCACCTGCGCCCGCCGCTGTACCGGCGCGTTCCGGCCACGCCCGTCACGGACGCCGGGACGGGCCGCGCGTGGGTGTACGTGTACGCCCGCGAGGCGCGCCTCTCGGCGCCCGGCGCTGTCCCGGTGCCGTCCGGACGCTGGACGGACGTCCCGGACCGGCACGCTCCCACCCCCTGGCCCGGCGACGAGACGGAGGCGTGA
- a CDS encoding 2,3-bisphosphoglycerate-independent phosphoglycerate mutase has product MLDTIKALAKKTDSKILMVVLDGVGGLPLELGGDTELATAVTPNLDALAKNAQLGQVELVGAGITPGSGPGHLSLFGYDPLKFVVGRGALSAVGIGVKLGAGDVAVRGNFATLGAGRVVEDRRAGRPSDEKNAEIVGQLRAAIPEIGGVKVEIYTESEHRFVVVFRNPGAGLGANISDVDPQATGVQPLTAQAHDDASRQTADLVNTFVTRAEEALKDEPQVNGVLFRGYSDVPHFPSMDDIYGLKAACIASYPMYKGLASLVGMDVLDVEGHEDALDGKVAALQANWDKYDFFYFHVKKTDSTGEDGDFHEKVHKIEIFDALLPQLLALKPDVIAIVGDHSTPSKLASHSWHPVPLLIHSEYARKDVAARYTEEEAQKGTLGLRRGTDVMPLLMANALKLQKYGA; this is encoded by the coding sequence ATGCTTGACACCATCAAGGCACTCGCCAAGAAGACCGACTCGAAGATTCTGATGGTCGTGCTGGACGGCGTGGGCGGCCTCCCGCTCGAACTGGGCGGCGACACCGAACTCGCCACTGCCGTCACGCCGAACCTCGACGCACTCGCCAAGAACGCGCAGCTCGGGCAGGTGGAACTCGTCGGGGCGGGCATCACGCCCGGCAGCGGCCCCGGTCACCTCAGCCTGTTCGGGTACGACCCCCTGAAGTTCGTCGTCGGTCGCGGGGCCCTGAGTGCCGTCGGCATCGGCGTGAAGCTCGGCGCGGGCGACGTGGCCGTGCGCGGCAACTTCGCGACGCTCGGTGCGGGCCGCGTCGTCGAGGACCGCCGCGCGGGCCGCCCCAGCGACGAGAAGAACGCCGAGATCGTCGGTCAGCTCAGGGCCGCCATTCCCGAGATCGGCGGCGTGAAGGTCGAGATCTACACCGAGTCCGAGCACCGCTTCGTGGTGGTGTTCCGTAACCCCGGCGCGGGCCTCGGCGCGAACATCAGCGACGTGGACCCCCAGGCGACCGGCGTGCAACCCCTCACCGCGCAGGCGCACGACGACGCCAGCCGTCAGACGGCCGACCTCGTGAACACCTTCGTCACGCGCGCCGAGGAGGCCCTCAAGGACGAGCCGCAGGTGAACGGCGTGCTGTTCCGCGGGTACAGCGACGTGCCGCACTTCCCCAGCATGGACGACATCTACGGCCTGAAGGCCGCCTGCATCGCCAGCTACCCCATGTACAAGGGCCTCGCGAGCCTCGTCGGGATGGACGTGCTGGACGTCGAGGGGCACGAGGACGCCCTGGACGGCAAGGTCGCCGCCCTGCAGGCCAACTGGGACAAGTACGACTTCTTCTACTTCCACGTCAAGAAGACGGACAGCACCGGCGAGGACGGCGACTTCCACGAGAAGGTCCACAAGATCGAGATCTTCGACGCGCTCCTCCCGCAGCTCCTGGCGCTGAAGCCCGACGTGATCGCCATCGTCGGTGACCACAGCACGCCCAGCAAGCTCGCCAGCCACAGCTGGCATCCCGTCCCGCTCCTCATCCACAGCGAGTACGCCCGCAAGGACGTGGCGGCCCGC